One window of Siniperca chuatsi isolate FFG_IHB_CAS linkage group LG19, ASM2008510v1, whole genome shotgun sequence genomic DNA carries:
- the cd226 gene encoding CD226 antigen isoform X1 gives MEAVQKDHWYFVVLIFLPFLKGETVTVRLEEGMVLGCLCPWDGNLSMVSWTKIPDKDPVAVFHPEYGVAFSHHYRERIEFLRNSHMDGSISMRNVTHQDIGLYHCSVQTFPQGPWTRNIHVEDLDEPPEEEEEEEEEEEEEEEEEEEDGTEPPTPEVIKTDTELVAEQNNNLNISCNHKHNGTVNQVIFEKMPHGQPWGIIGVCKTVEGGLVVEDYSDRGSVSCTDSLDVSLHLTGVLQEDGGFYRCTFSTDAGVQTTTVLLAVPTPGGLSMYMMYIYIGAAAAGLVLLIVILILAERHRKKKRREEYRVKLHPSQREPNFYENISVCPRQKKSRQIKHCPVYVNLQTVRSHKTKC, from the exons ATGGAAGCTGTACAAAAGGACCACTGGTACTTCGTGGTACTcatctttcttccttttcttaaAG GAGAAACTGTTACAGTTCGTCTGGAGGAAGGGATGGTTCTCGGCTGTTTGTGCCCCTGGGACGGCAACCTCAGCATGGTGTCCTGGACCAAAATACCAGACAAGGATCCGGTAGCCGTTTTCCATCCAGAGTATGGAGTGGCCTTTTCTCACCATTACCGGGAGAGGATAGAGTTCCTGAGGAACAGTCACATGGATGGAAGTATTTCCATGAGGAACGTCACTCACCAGGATATTGGGCTTTACCACTGCTCTGTGCAGACCTTCCCCCAAGGCCCCTGGACAAGGAACATACATGTGGAAGATTTAG ATGAGCcccctgaagaagaagaagaagaagaagaagaagaagaagaagaagaagaagaagaagaagaagatggcaCAGAGCCCCCCACCCCCGAGGTCATCAAGACGGACACAGAGTTGGTAGCAGAGCAGAACAACAACCTGAACATCAGCTGTAACCACAAGCACAATGGCACCGTGAACCAGGTCATTTTTGAGAAGATGCCGCATGGCCAGCCCTGGGGCATTATTGGAGTGTGTAAAACGGTGGAAGGGGGCCTGGTGGTCGAAGACTACAGCGACAGGGGCAGCGTCAGCTGCACAGACAGCCTGGATGTCAGTCTGCATCTGACAGGTGTGCTGCAGGAAGATGGCGGTTTCTACCGCTGTACTTTCAGCACAGATGCGGGGGTGCAGACCACCACCGTGCTGCTCGCTGTGCCCACTCCAG GTGGATTATCCATGTACATGATGTACATTTACATCGGGGCTGCAGCTGCTGGGCTTGTTCTACTCATTGTCATCCTCATTCTAGCAGAGAGGCACAG gaagaagaaaaggagagaggagtaCAGAGTCAAACTGCACCCATCTCAGAGAGAG CCAAACTTCTATGAGAACATCTCTGTGTGTCCCAGGCAGAAGAAGTCCAGGCAGATAAAACATTGCCCGGTCTATGTCAACCTACAGACTGTACGATCACACAAAACCAAATGTTAG
- the cd226 gene encoding CD226 antigen isoform X2 — protein MEAVQKDHWYFVVLIFLPFLKGETVTVRLEEGMVLGCLCPWDGNLSMVSWTKIPDKDPVAVFHPEYGVAFSHHYRERIEFLRNSHMDGSISMRNVTHQDIGLYHCSVQTFPQGPWTRNIHVEDLDEPPEEEEEEEEEEEEEEEEEEEDGTEPPTPEVIKTDTELVAEQNNNLNISCNHKHNGTVNQVIFEKMPHGQPWGIIGVCKTVEGGLVVEDYSDRGSVSCTDSLDVSLHLTGVLQEDGGFYRCTFSTDAGVQTTTVLLAVPTPGGLSMYMMYIYIGAAAAGLVLLIVILILAERHRKKKRREEYRVKLHPSQREKWRQRQ, from the exons ATGGAAGCTGTACAAAAGGACCACTGGTACTTCGTGGTACTcatctttcttccttttcttaaAG GAGAAACTGTTACAGTTCGTCTGGAGGAAGGGATGGTTCTCGGCTGTTTGTGCCCCTGGGACGGCAACCTCAGCATGGTGTCCTGGACCAAAATACCAGACAAGGATCCGGTAGCCGTTTTCCATCCAGAGTATGGAGTGGCCTTTTCTCACCATTACCGGGAGAGGATAGAGTTCCTGAGGAACAGTCACATGGATGGAAGTATTTCCATGAGGAACGTCACTCACCAGGATATTGGGCTTTACCACTGCTCTGTGCAGACCTTCCCCCAAGGCCCCTGGACAAGGAACATACATGTGGAAGATTTAG ATGAGCcccctgaagaagaagaagaagaagaagaagaagaagaagaagaagaagaagaagaagaagaagatggcaCAGAGCCCCCCACCCCCGAGGTCATCAAGACGGACACAGAGTTGGTAGCAGAGCAGAACAACAACCTGAACATCAGCTGTAACCACAAGCACAATGGCACCGTGAACCAGGTCATTTTTGAGAAGATGCCGCATGGCCAGCCCTGGGGCATTATTGGAGTGTGTAAAACGGTGGAAGGGGGCCTGGTGGTCGAAGACTACAGCGACAGGGGCAGCGTCAGCTGCACAGACAGCCTGGATGTCAGTCTGCATCTGACAGGTGTGCTGCAGGAAGATGGCGGTTTCTACCGCTGTACTTTCAGCACAGATGCGGGGGTGCAGACCACCACCGTGCTGCTCGCTGTGCCCACTCCAG GTGGATTATCCATGTACATGATGTACATTTACATCGGGGCTGCAGCTGCTGGGCTTGTTCTACTCATTGTCATCCTCATTCTAGCAGAGAGGCACAG gaagaagaaaaggagagaggagtaCAGAGTCAAACTGCACCCATCTCAGAGAGAG AAATGGAGGCAGAGGCAGTAA
- the cd226 gene encoding CD226 antigen isoform X3: MEAVQKDHWYFVVLIFLPFLKGETVTVRLEEGMVLGCLCPWDGNLSMVSWTKIPDKDPVAVFHPEYGVAFSHHYRERIEFLRNSHMDGSISMRNVTHQDIGLYHCSVQTFPQGPWTRNIHVEDLDEPPEEEEEEEEEEEEEEEEEEEDGTEPPTPEVIKTDTELVAEQNNNLNISCNHKHNGTVNQVIFEKMPHGQPWGIIGVCKTVEGGLVVEDYSDRGSVSCTDSLDVSLHLTGVLQEDGGFYRCTFSTDAGVQTTTVLLAVPTPGGLSMYMMYIYIGAAAAGLVLLIVILILAERHSLKLRAE, from the exons ATGGAAGCTGTACAAAAGGACCACTGGTACTTCGTGGTACTcatctttcttccttttcttaaAG GAGAAACTGTTACAGTTCGTCTGGAGGAAGGGATGGTTCTCGGCTGTTTGTGCCCCTGGGACGGCAACCTCAGCATGGTGTCCTGGACCAAAATACCAGACAAGGATCCGGTAGCCGTTTTCCATCCAGAGTATGGAGTGGCCTTTTCTCACCATTACCGGGAGAGGATAGAGTTCCTGAGGAACAGTCACATGGATGGAAGTATTTCCATGAGGAACGTCACTCACCAGGATATTGGGCTTTACCACTGCTCTGTGCAGACCTTCCCCCAAGGCCCCTGGACAAGGAACATACATGTGGAAGATTTAG ATGAGCcccctgaagaagaagaagaagaagaagaagaagaagaagaagaagaagaagaagaagaagaagatggcaCAGAGCCCCCCACCCCCGAGGTCATCAAGACGGACACAGAGTTGGTAGCAGAGCAGAACAACAACCTGAACATCAGCTGTAACCACAAGCACAATGGCACCGTGAACCAGGTCATTTTTGAGAAGATGCCGCATGGCCAGCCCTGGGGCATTATTGGAGTGTGTAAAACGGTGGAAGGGGGCCTGGTGGTCGAAGACTACAGCGACAGGGGCAGCGTCAGCTGCACAGACAGCCTGGATGTCAGTCTGCATCTGACAGGTGTGCTGCAGGAAGATGGCGGTTTCTACCGCTGTACTTTCAGCACAGATGCGGGGGTGCAGACCACCACCGTGCTGCTCGCTGTGCCCACTCCAG GTGGATTATCCATGTACATGATGTACATTTACATCGGGGCTGCAGCTGCTGGGCTTGTTCTACTCATTGTCATCCTCATTCTAGCAGAGAGGCACAG TTTGAAACTAAGGGCTGAGTGA